The following are encoded in a window of Streptomyces sp. SAT1 genomic DNA:
- a CDS encoding nitroreductase/quinone reductase family protein: MTRLTRHSDLKHRMVTRFQRYVANPVTRRLPLQTLLETTGRVSGLPRRTPVGGRRTGASFWIVSEFGTRSQYVRNIQADPAVRVRIGGRWHRGTAHLLPEDDAAARLRSLPRFNSAAVRAFGTDLLTVRVDLAD; encoded by the coding sequence ATGACCCGTCTGACCCGTCACAGCGACCTGAAGCACCGGATGGTCACCCGCTTCCAGCGGTACGTCGCCAACCCGGTCACCCGGCGCCTCCCGCTCCAGACCCTGCTGGAGACCACCGGACGCGTCTCCGGCCTGCCCCGCCGCACCCCCGTCGGCGGGCGCCGCACCGGTGCGTCCTTCTGGATCGTCTCCGAGTTCGGCACCCGCTCCCAGTACGTGCGCAACATCCAGGCCGACCCCGCGGTCCGGGTCCGTATCGGGGGCCGCTGGCACCGCGGCACCGCGCACCTGCTGCCCGAGGACGACGCGGCGGCCCGGCTGCGCAGCCTGCCCCGGTTCAACAGCGCCGCGGTCCGCGCCTTCGGGACCGACCTGCTGACCGTCCGGGTGGACCTGGCGGACTGA
- a CDS encoding bifunctional FO biosynthesis protein CofGH, translating to MTTSATSGTGPTENSLRRALKRARDGVALDVAEAAVLLQARGEHLRDLVASAARVRDAGLDAAGRPGVITYSKSVFVPLTRLCRDKCHYCTFVTVPGKLRRAGHGMFMSPDEVLDIARRGAALGCKEALITLGDKPEDRWPEAREWLDAHGYDDTIAYVRAISVRILEETGLLPHLNPGVMSWTDFQRLKPVAPSMGMMLETTATRLWSEPGGPHHGSPDKEPAVRLRVLEDAGRSSVPFTSGILIGIGESHEERAESLFALRKVARAHHGIQELIIQNFRAKPDTAMRGMPDAELDDLVATVAVARHIMGPAACLQAPPNLVDGEYERLIEAGIDDWGGVSPLTIDHVNPERPWPQIDQLRERSAAAGFELRERLCVYPEFVTRGEPWLDPRLLPHVGALADPETGLAREDAVVEGRPWQEPDEAFTASGRTDLHTAVDTEGRTGDRRGDFDEVYGDWEALREAAAPGMVPERIDTDVREALRTAADDPTRLTDAEALALLHADGPALDALTRIADDVRRSAVGDDVTYIVTRNINFTNVCYTGCRFCAFAQRRTDADAYTLSLDQVADRAQQAWEVGAVEVCMQGGIHPDLPGTAYFDIARAVRERVPGMHVHAFSPMEVVNGASRTGLSIREWLTAAKEAGLDSIPGTAAEILDDEVRWVLTKGKLPTATWIEVVTTAHELGIRSSSTMMYGHVDQPRHWLGHLRTLAGIQQRTGGFTEFVTLPFIHTNAPVYLAGIARPGPTVRDNRAVTAMARLLLHPWIPNIQTSWVKLGTEGAAEMLRSGANDLGGTLMEETISRMAGSSYGSYKSVKDLIEVAAAAGRPAKPRTTLYGEVPEERQRAAAASDGHLPRLLPVLD from the coding sequence ATGACGACTTCCGCGACCTCCGGAACCGGCCCCACCGAGAACTCCCTGCGCCGCGCCCTCAAACGCGCGCGGGACGGGGTCGCGCTCGACGTCGCCGAGGCGGCGGTGCTGCTCCAGGCCCGCGGCGAACACCTGCGCGACCTCGTCGCCTCCGCCGCCCGGGTGCGCGACGCCGGGCTCGACGCCGCCGGGCGGCCCGGCGTCATCACCTACTCCAAGAGCGTCTTCGTCCCGCTGACCCGGCTGTGCCGGGACAAGTGCCACTACTGCACCTTCGTCACCGTCCCCGGCAAGCTGCGCCGGGCCGGGCACGGGATGTTCATGTCCCCGGACGAGGTGCTGGACATCGCCCGCCGGGGCGCCGCGCTCGGCTGCAAGGAAGCCCTCATCACCCTCGGCGACAAGCCGGAGGACCGCTGGCCCGAGGCGCGCGAATGGCTCGACGCGCACGGCTACGACGACACCATCGCCTACGTCCGCGCGATCTCCGTCCGCATCCTGGAGGAGACCGGCCTGCTGCCGCACCTCAACCCGGGCGTCATGAGCTGGACGGACTTCCAGCGCCTCAAGCCCGTCGCCCCGTCCATGGGCATGATGCTGGAGACCACCGCGACCCGCCTGTGGTCCGAGCCCGGCGGCCCCCACCACGGCTCCCCGGACAAGGAACCCGCCGTGCGGCTGCGGGTCCTGGAGGACGCCGGACGCTCCTCCGTCCCCTTCACCTCCGGGATCCTCATCGGCATCGGCGAGAGTCACGAGGAGCGCGCCGAGTCCCTGTTCGCGCTGCGCAAGGTCGCCCGTGCCCACCACGGCATCCAGGAACTGATCATCCAGAACTTCCGCGCCAAGCCGGACACGGCGATGCGCGGCATGCCCGACGCCGAACTGGACGACCTGGTCGCCACCGTCGCCGTCGCCCGGCACATCATGGGCCCCGCCGCCTGCCTCCAGGCCCCGCCCAACCTGGTCGACGGCGAGTACGAACGCCTCATCGAGGCCGGCATCGACGACTGGGGCGGCGTCTCCCCGCTCACCATCGACCACGTCAACCCCGAGCGCCCCTGGCCGCAGATCGACCAGTTGCGCGAGCGCTCCGCCGCCGCCGGCTTCGAACTGCGCGAACGGCTCTGCGTCTACCCGGAGTTCGTCACCCGCGGCGAACCCTGGCTCGACCCGCGACTGCTCCCGCACGTCGGCGCCCTCGCCGACCCGGAGACCGGACTGGCCCGCGAGGACGCCGTCGTCGAGGGCCGCCCCTGGCAGGAGCCCGACGAGGCGTTCACCGCGTCCGGCCGCACCGACCTGCACACCGCCGTCGACACCGAGGGCCGCACCGGCGACCGGCGCGGCGACTTCGACGAGGTCTACGGCGACTGGGAGGCCCTGCGCGAGGCGGCGGCGCCCGGCATGGTGCCCGAGCGCATCGACACCGACGTACGCGAGGCGCTGCGCACCGCGGCCGACGACCCGACGCGGCTGACCGACGCCGAGGCGCTGGCCCTGCTGCACGCGGACGGGCCCGCGCTGGACGCCCTCACCCGGATCGCGGACGATGTCCGCAGGTCGGCGGTGGGCGACGACGTGACGTACATCGTCACCCGCAACATCAACTTCACCAACGTCTGCTACACCGGCTGCCGCTTCTGCGCGTTCGCCCAGCGCCGCACCGACGCCGACGCCTACACCCTCTCCCTGGACCAGGTCGCCGACCGCGCCCAGCAGGCATGGGAGGTGGGCGCGGTGGAGGTCTGCATGCAGGGCGGCATCCACCCGGACCTGCCCGGCACCGCGTACTTCGACATCGCGCGCGCGGTCAGGGAACGCGTCCCGGGCATGCATGTGCACGCCTTCTCGCCGATGGAGGTGGTCAACGGCGCCTCCCGCACCGGGCTGTCGATCCGCGAGTGGCTGACGGCGGCCAAGGAGGCGGGCCTGGACAGCATCCCCGGCACCGCCGCGGAGATCCTGGACGACGAGGTCCGCTGGGTGCTGACCAAGGGCAAACTGCCCACCGCCACCTGGATCGAGGTGGTGACCACCGCGCACGAGCTGGGCATCCGCTCCTCGTCGACGATGATGTACGGCCATGTCGACCAGCCCCGCCACTGGCTCGGCCACCTGCGCACGCTGGCCGGGATCCAGCAGCGCACGGGCGGGTTCACCGAGTTCGTGACGCTGCCCTTCATCCACACCAACGCGCCCGTCTACCTGGCCGGCATCGCCCGCCCCGGCCCCACGGTCCGCGACAACCGCGCGGTCACCGCGATGGCCCGGCTGCTGCTGCACCCCTGGATCCCCAACATCCAGACGAGCTGGGTCAAACTGGGCACGGAGGGCGCCGCCGAGATGCTGCGCTCCGGCGCCAACGACCTCGGCGGGACCCTCATGGAGGAGACCATCTCCCGGATGGCGGGCTCCTCCTACGGCTCCTACAAGTCGGTCAAGGACCTGATCGAGGTCGCCGCGGCGGCCGGCCGGCCCGCGAAACCGCGCACCACCCTCTACGGCGAGGTCCCCGAGGAGCGGCAGCGCGCGGCGGCCGCCTCCGACGGCCATCTGCCGCGGCTGCTGCCCGTGCTGGACTGA
- a CDS encoding D-alanyl-D-alanine carboxypeptidase, with translation MDTATRVFSVRDLVTESDSETDPKPDPKPEPETEDDPAEAPEAGEGGGRSGAAEDAKQSEEPAAEEARDARDAEDGEKPATDAKADAGTADAPEPAAKAKAKTAEPKDPETETPGSEAPKAGVDAETEASEAEAEPAVDRPTAVFKKPRPAVDQPTTMLKLGGAAKDAAKGGAKAAPKPGEGKGSAKPAPKPAESEAERTSKFVALKPLDAPKPESAAPAVPKAEPTAPTARTTPAARPGFERTTQQPLPPKPPLDLLAELTNTPPPPETPLRTTMRRVKIWTPLVLLLLVVFAVVQALRPLPAPALALTAKDTYAFDGGTLSLPWPDEGQGWMDVQGVGAMGRFGAQKPVAIGSVAKTMTSYIILRDHPLKVGQEGPKIKIDPQAEKEGGYDKTGDESTLNTVKAGQTLTEKQALSAVMIPSANNIARLLARWDAGSEAAFVKKMNDTAKELGMSNTTYTDPSGLKETTVSTAEDQVKLGNQVVQNPALVAITSAASWTDPSGKNWPNWNELPYRMGAIGIKTGSTTAAGGNLLFAARKKTGGETVTVVGAILGQRKNPILTTVNQVSKTALEAAKKALTSAKILKKGDVVGYVDDKLGGHTPVVVTEDVTAVGWAGSRVKLSFAADQVPHSAKAGTKVGTLTVGEGGAGGAIKVPVALRQDLGEPDFLAKLTRIS, from the coding sequence GTGGACACGGCCACGCGGGTGTTCTCGGTGCGGGATCTGGTGACGGAGTCGGACTCGGAGACGGATCCGAAGCCGGATCCGAAGCCGGAGCCGGAGACGGAGGACGATCCGGCGGAAGCGCCGGAGGCGGGCGAGGGCGGCGGCAGGAGCGGCGCCGCCGAGGACGCCAAGCAGTCGGAGGAGCCGGCGGCGGAGGAAGCCCGGGACGCCCGGGACGCCGAGGACGGCGAGAAGCCCGCGACGGACGCGAAGGCGGACGCCGGGACGGCCGACGCCCCCGAGCCCGCGGCGAAGGCGAAGGCGAAGACCGCCGAGCCCAAGGACCCTGAGACCGAGACTCCGGGGTCCGAGGCCCCGAAGGCCGGCGTCGACGCCGAGACCGAAGCCTCCGAAGCCGAAGCCGAGCCCGCCGTCGACCGGCCCACCGCCGTCTTCAAGAAGCCCAGGCCCGCCGTCGACCAGCCCACCACCATGCTGAAGCTGGGCGGCGCGGCGAAGGATGCGGCGAAGGGCGGCGCGAAGGCCGCCCCGAAGCCCGGCGAGGGCAAGGGCAGCGCCAAGCCCGCCCCGAAGCCCGCGGAGTCCGAGGCCGAGCGCACCAGCAAGTTCGTCGCGCTCAAGCCCCTGGACGCCCCCAAGCCGGAGTCCGCCGCCCCGGCCGTGCCGAAGGCGGAGCCCACCGCGCCGACCGCGCGCACCACGCCCGCCGCCCGGCCCGGCTTCGAGCGGACCACCCAGCAGCCGCTGCCGCCCAAGCCCCCGCTGGACCTGCTGGCGGAGCTGACGAACACTCCGCCGCCGCCGGAGACCCCGCTGCGCACGACGATGCGCCGGGTGAAGATCTGGACCCCGCTGGTCCTGCTGCTCCTGGTCGTCTTTGCGGTCGTACAGGCTCTGCGCCCGCTTCCGGCGCCCGCCCTCGCCCTCACCGCGAAGGACACCTACGCCTTCGACGGCGGCACGCTGTCCCTGCCGTGGCCGGACGAGGGCCAGGGCTGGATGGACGTGCAGGGCGTCGGCGCGATGGGGCGGTTCGGCGCCCAGAAGCCGGTGGCCATCGGGTCGGTCGCCAAGACCATGACGTCGTACATCATCCTGCGCGACCACCCGCTCAAGGTGGGCCAGGAAGGTCCGAAGATCAAGATCGACCCGCAGGCGGAGAAGGAGGGCGGCTACGACAAGACCGGGGACGAGTCCACCCTCAACACGGTCAAGGCCGGCCAGACGCTCACCGAGAAGCAGGCGCTGTCCGCCGTCATGATCCCGTCCGCGAACAACATCGCGCGGCTGCTGGCGCGCTGGGACGCGGGTTCCGAGGCGGCGTTCGTCAAGAAGATGAACGACACCGCCAAGGAACTGGGCATGAGCAACACGACGTACACGGACCCCTCCGGTCTGAAGGAGACCACCGTCTCCACCGCCGAGGACCAGGTGAAGCTCGGCAACCAGGTCGTGCAGAACCCGGCGCTGGTGGCCATCACCAGCGCGGCCAGCTGGACGGACCCGTCCGGCAAGAACTGGCCCAACTGGAACGAGCTGCCGTACCGCATGGGCGCGATCGGCATCAAGACCGGCAGCACCACCGCGGCCGGCGGCAACCTGCTCTTCGCCGCCCGCAAGAAGACCGGCGGGGAGACGGTCACCGTCGTCGGCGCGATCCTGGGGCAGCGCAAGAACCCGATCCTGACGACCGTCAACCAGGTCAGCAAGACGGCCCTGGAGGCCGCCAAGAAGGCCCTGACCTCCGCGAAGATCCTCAAGAAGGGCGATGTCGTCGGGTACGTGGACGACAAGCTCGGCGGCCACACCCCCGTGGTGGTCACCGAGGACGTCACCGCGGTCGGCTGGGCCGGTTCGCGGGTGAAGCTGTCCTTCGCCGCCGACCAGGTGCCCCACTCGGCGAAGGCCGGGACCAAGGTCGGCACGCTCACCGTGGGCGAGGGCGGTGCGGGCGGCGCGATCAAGGTGCCGGTCGCCCTCCGCCAGGACCTCGGCGAGCCGGACTTCCTGGCCAAGCTGACCCGGATCAGCTGA
- a CDS encoding GOLPH3/VPS74 family protein yields MGRSRRTLPEELLLLALDPTTGTTAQPQSLDLGLAGAQLVELALAGRIAPDGDRIAVVVPRPTGDPTLDCALELLRRRGAPVRAVHWIGGPRLGLRQTYLSHLERCGMVHAVAGQMCGVLPTTRYQATDNAISREIKARLDSAIRTGVPPDPRTAALAALAHAVGLGKHLYPGNEGRSSRSRLRDLIRHDPMGGLVAHAVMDVQNGAAAQPRRGQAPVARQATAGGRSAPEPARGVPMQPQHGAGAMMRAVAH; encoded by the coding sequence ATGGGCAGGAGCCGCAGAACACTTCCGGAGGAGCTTCTGCTGCTGGCACTGGACCCGACCACGGGTACCACTGCGCAGCCGCAGTCGCTCGACCTGGGTCTGGCCGGGGCACAGCTAGTGGAGCTGGCGCTGGCCGGACGGATAGCCCCAGACGGGGATCGTATCGCCGTGGTGGTGCCACGGCCGACAGGAGATCCGACACTGGACTGCGCGTTGGAGTTGCTGCGGAGGCGCGGCGCTCCGGTACGGGCCGTCCACTGGATCGGCGGGCCGCGTCTCGGGCTCCGCCAGACCTATCTCTCGCACCTGGAGCGGTGCGGCATGGTGCATGCCGTGGCCGGCCAGATGTGCGGGGTGCTGCCGACGACTCGCTACCAGGCGACGGACAACGCGATCAGCCGGGAGATCAAGGCCCGGCTCGACTCCGCGATCCGCACCGGCGTACCGCCGGACCCGCGGACCGCGGCGCTCGCGGCGCTGGCCCACGCGGTCGGCCTCGGCAAGCACCTGTATCCGGGCAACGAGGGGCGTTCGTCCCGGTCCCGGCTGCGCGATCTGATCCGGCACGACCCCATGGGGGGTCTCGTCGCACACGCCGTGATGGACGTGCAGAACGGCGCGGCGGCCCAGCCCCGCCGCGGCCAGGCACCGGTCGCCAGGCAGGCCACCGCGGGCGGCAGGTCCGCTCCGGAACCGGCCCGCGGCGTTCCGATGCAGCCGCAGCACGGCGCCGGGGCCATGATGCGCGCGGTGGCGCACTGA
- a CDS encoding sodium:solute symporter family protein produces MNSLDWAVLIGYFGVMVAIGLWSHRRVGDVSDFFTAGGRMPWWLSGISHHMSGYSAVLFTGYAGISYTYGVTSFVTWSLPIALGIAIGSKLFAPRVNRMRSRLHVASPLEYLKNRYNLPTQQALAWSGMLLKIVDVGAKWAAIATLLSVFTGISLDQGILITGAITAVYCTIGGLWADALTELGQFVIQLLAGVSMFVAVVLKLDDKGIGFLGAWDEPALHGHGKPLVSPYGTVFLLAFLFIKLFEYNGGMLNQAQRYMATSSARQAERSARLSAALWLVWPAVLFFPMWMSPLLVHAAKPDGSDSYALMTEQLLPHGLLGLVVVGFFSHTMAMCSSDANAIAAVFTRDVAPVLSRRARAWGTRGALVAARVTTVVFLGLSMAVATQVESPAFKDIITVVIKWVAGLMGPIAIPMMLGLLRPFRRSGPTAALTSWALGLLAFWLVNYPVDAHVDGGVPLQYQVSIPLAVSLVLYVVIGYVRPEDTPERLAVIERVNTDGDGDGASSAAVPAPAGAGDDVVGTPPS; encoded by the coding sequence ATGAACAGTCTCGACTGGGCCGTGCTCATCGGCTACTTCGGTGTGATGGTGGCGATCGGCCTCTGGTCGCACCGGCGGGTGGGCGACGTGAGCGACTTCTTCACCGCGGGCGGGCGCATGCCCTGGTGGCTGTCCGGCATCTCGCACCACATGTCGGGTTACAGCGCGGTGCTGTTCACCGGGTACGCGGGGATCTCCTACACCTACGGCGTCACCTCCTTCGTCACCTGGTCGTTACCCATCGCCCTGGGCATCGCCATCGGCTCGAAGCTGTTCGCGCCGCGCGTCAACCGGATGCGCTCGCGCCTGCACGTGGCCTCGCCGCTGGAGTATCTGAAGAACCGCTACAACCTCCCCACGCAGCAGGCGCTCGCCTGGTCCGGCATGCTGCTGAAGATCGTGGACGTGGGCGCCAAGTGGGCGGCGATCGCGACCCTGCTGTCCGTCTTCACCGGGATCAGCCTCGACCAGGGCATCCTCATCACCGGGGCGATCACCGCCGTCTACTGCACGATCGGCGGCCTGTGGGCGGACGCGCTCACCGAACTGGGGCAGTTCGTCATCCAGTTGCTCGCCGGTGTCTCCATGTTCGTGGCCGTCGTCCTCAAGCTGGACGACAAGGGCATCGGCTTCCTCGGCGCCTGGGACGAGCCCGCCCTGCACGGCCACGGCAAGCCGCTGGTCAGCCCGTACGGCACGGTGTTCCTGCTGGCCTTCCTGTTCATCAAGCTCTTCGAGTACAACGGCGGCATGCTCAACCAGGCCCAGCGCTACATGGCCACGAGCAGCGCCCGCCAGGCCGAGCGCTCGGCGCGCCTGTCCGCCGCGCTGTGGCTCGTCTGGCCGGCGGTCCTCTTCTTCCCCATGTGGATGTCGCCGCTGCTGGTGCACGCCGCCAAGCCCGACGGCTCCGACTCCTACGCCCTGATGACCGAACAGCTCCTGCCGCACGGGCTGCTGGGCCTGGTCGTCGTCGGCTTCTTCTCCCACACGATGGCCATGTGCTCCTCGGACGCCAACGCGATCGCCGCCGTCTTCACCCGGGACGTGGCACCGGTGCTGTCGCGGCGGGCGCGGGCGTGGGGCACGCGCGGCGCGCTGGTGGCCGCCCGGGTGACGACCGTCGTCTTCCTCGGCCTGTCCATGGCGGTGGCGACCCAGGTCGAGTCCCCCGCCTTCAAGGACATCATCACGGTCGTCATCAAGTGGGTCGCCGGTCTCATGGGCCCGATCGCCATCCCGATGATGCTGGGCCTGCTCCGCCCCTTCCGCCGCTCCGGACCGACCGCCGCGCTCACCAGCTGGGCGCTGGGCCTGCTGGCGTTCTGGCTGGTGAACTACCCGGTCGACGCGCATGTCGACGGCGGCGTACCGCTCCAGTACCAGGTGTCGATCCCGCTCGCGGTCTCCCTGGTCCTGTACGTCGTCATCGGCTACGTCCGCCCGGAGGACACCCCCGAACGGCTCGCCGTCATCGAGCGGGTCAACACCGACGGGGACGGCGACGGCGCCTCCTCGGCGGCTGTGCCGGCCCCGGCGGGCGCGGGCGACGACGTGGTGGGCACCCCGCCGTCGTGA
- a CDS encoding DUF397 domain-containing protein: protein MAIRQGATAKWTKSSYSTGNGACVEVKSPVVAAMAVRDSKVPGGPALGFRADAWNSFVASVKS, encoded by the coding sequence ATGGCAATTCGTCAGGGTGCCACGGCGAAGTGGACCAAGTCCTCGTACTCCACGGGCAACGGCGCGTGCGTCGAGGTCAAGTCACCGGTCGTCGCGGCCATGGCGGTCCGGGACTCCAAGGTCCCCGGGGGCCCGGCGCTCGGCTTCCGCGCCGACGCGTGGAACTCCTTCGTGGCGTCGGTCAAGTCCTGA
- a CDS encoding PadR family transcriptional regulator, whose protein sequence is MAAEGLRGRKEYALTGGGLAELRHWLTATEPQRTVRSDILLRVFFLGVLTPARGRAYLAGLAEMSEREHDELRRLTESIDWGDDSLSVHGRIALEYGLRFNAMRREWAEWAADQIE, encoded by the coding sequence GTGGCGGCCGAGGGTCTCCGGGGCCGCAAGGAGTACGCCCTCACCGGTGGCGGACTGGCCGAACTGCGCCACTGGCTCACCGCGACCGAGCCCCAGCGCACCGTCCGCAGCGACATCCTGCTGCGCGTCTTCTTCCTCGGCGTGCTCACCCCCGCGCGGGGCCGCGCCTACCTCGCCGGCCTCGCCGAGATGTCCGAGCGCGAGCACGACGAGCTGCGTCGGCTCACCGAGTCCATCGACTGGGGCGACGACAGCCTCTCCGTGCACGGCCGCATCGCCCTGGAGTACGGACTGCGCTTCAACGCCATGCGCCGCGAGTGGGCCGAGTGGGCGGCGGACCAGATCGAGTGA
- a CDS encoding helix-turn-helix domain-containing protein — MASNVNPTVRRRRLGQELRRLRELKGMTAEEVAERLLVSQSKISRLENGRRSISQRDVRDLCGVYEVEDHRIVDSLMQMAKDSRQQGWWHSFGDIPYSVYIGLETDAASLRVYDPQVVPGLLQTRQYAEALIAGALPETTPADIEKRVQVRMRRQERIAAAENPLRLWTVLDEAALRRVVGGPALMREQLEHLVEQSRLPHVTVQVIPFGMGAHPGLNGQYAILEFPDTADSSVVYIEGVTSDLYLEKANDVQKYSVMYEHLRAQALNVEQSREFIEKVAKDYAR; from the coding sequence GTGGCGTCCAATGTCAATCCCACCGTCAGGCGGCGCCGGCTGGGCCAGGAGCTGCGCAGGCTCCGTGAGCTCAAGGGCATGACGGCGGAAGAGGTGGCGGAACGACTGCTCGTGTCGCAGTCGAAGATCAGCCGTCTGGAGAACGGACGGCGCAGCATCAGCCAGCGCGACGTCCGCGATCTGTGCGGGGTCTACGAGGTCGAGGACCACCGGATCGTCGACTCGCTGATGCAGATGGCCAAGGACTCGCGCCAGCAGGGCTGGTGGCACTCCTTCGGCGACATCCCGTACAGCGTGTACATCGGCCTGGAGACCGACGCGGCGAGTCTGCGGGTGTACGACCCGCAGGTGGTCCCGGGGCTGCTCCAGACCCGCCAGTACGCGGAGGCGCTGATCGCCGGCGCGCTGCCGGAGACGACGCCCGCGGACATCGAGAAGCGCGTCCAGGTGCGGATGCGCAGACAGGAGCGCATCGCGGCCGCCGAGAACCCGCTGCGGCTGTGGACGGTCCTGGACGAGGCCGCGCTGCGCCGGGTCGTCGGCGGTCCGGCGCTGATGCGGGAACAGTTGGAGCACCTGGTCGAGCAGTCGCGGCTGCCGCACGTGACCGTGCAGGTGATCCCCTTCGGGATGGGCGCGCATCCGGGTCTGAACGGCCAGTACGCCATCCTGGAGTTCCCGGACACGGCGGACTCCAGCGTGGTCTACATCGAGGGCGTGACCAGCGACCTGTATCTGGAGAAGGCCAACGACGTGCAGAAGTACAGCGTGATGTACGAGCACCTGCGCGCGCAGGCCCTCAACGTGGAGCAGTCGCGGGAGTTCATCGAGAAGGTCGCGAAGGACTACGCACGCTGA
- a CDS encoding L,D-transpeptidase, whose product MPARIPSWAWVSGLTVGAVVAVGALAAQADQGPHPVAAGPRPSASASAGKHPPAAAPKHTAPPAAPTGSGTGRRVVYSLGQKRVWLMDERGMPSRTFPVWPGTVSPDPGAYAISQRVADPTKGSDGVEIEHIMYFAGKSGVFVAFSNAVDGSSPPPVAEGIKTGGVRTGKEDGTALWDFAGKGTRVVVVD is encoded by the coding sequence ATGCCTGCCCGAATACCTTCGTGGGCCTGGGTCAGCGGCCTCACCGTCGGGGCGGTCGTCGCGGTCGGCGCCCTCGCGGCCCAGGCGGACCAGGGCCCGCACCCTGTCGCCGCCGGGCCCCGCCCGAGCGCCTCGGCCTCCGCGGGCAAGCACCCGCCGGCCGCCGCCCCCAAGCACACCGCGCCGCCCGCGGCCCCGACCGGCTCGGGCACCGGCCGCCGCGTCGTCTACTCGCTCGGCCAGAAGCGCGTCTGGCTGATGGACGAACGCGGCATGCCCTCCCGGACGTTCCCCGTCTGGCCCGGCACGGTCAGCCCCGACCCGGGCGCCTACGCGATCTCCCAGCGGGTCGCCGACCCCACGAAGGGCTCGGACGGCGTGGAGATCGAGCACATCATGTACTTCGCGGGCAAGTCGGGCGTCTTCGTCGCCTTCAGCAACGCCGTCGACGGCTCCTCGCCGCCACCGGTCGCCGAGGGCATCAAGACGGGCGGCGTCCGCACCGGCAAGGAGGACGGCACGGCCCTGTGGGACTTCGCGGGCAAGGGCACGCGGGTGGTGGTGGTCGACTGA
- a CDS encoding ADP-ribosylglycohydrolase family protein yields the protein MGTTSGVVWGRAEQQDFRSRVRGTLLGVGLGDALGAPVDGLGLDAIRAAHGPEGIADLAPAHGRPGGITHFTQLTLFTVDGLIRAQVRRDTGAWHPPTDLHRAYLRWAATQRDWGPDERREDDGWLAREEWLYARREPTRALLGGFGDTVMGTPETPKNPGETGPEAAARSAPFGLLVGWEPQLVVQLAVECAAQSHGHPSAWLAAGAYAVIVHALTRGDALDAAVQKALALLAVRPGHEPVSDALQHALGAVRQGMPGPARVAELAGRGAAEGVLAVAVYCALVGEDVRHGLCLAVNQSGPSGAAGALTGGLLGALHGETALPPAWLAELEGRPTLLVLADDFAMEMTQGPALHGPAGSSPAWLARYPRGAGAA from the coding sequence GTGGGTACGACGTCCGGGGTGGTCTGGGGGCGTGCCGAGCAGCAGGACTTCCGCAGCAGAGTGCGGGGCACCCTGCTCGGCGTGGGGCTGGGGGACGCGCTCGGGGCCCCGGTGGACGGGCTCGGTCTCGACGCGATCCGCGCGGCGCACGGCCCCGAGGGGATCGCGGACCTGGCCCCCGCGCACGGGCGGCCCGGCGGGATCACACACTTCACCCAGCTCACGCTGTTCACCGTGGACGGGCTGATCCGGGCGCAGGTGCGCCGCGACACCGGGGCCTGGCATCCGCCGACCGACCTGCACCGCGCGTATCTGCGCTGGGCGGCCACCCAGCGGGACTGGGGGCCCGACGAGCGCCGCGAGGACGACGGCTGGCTGGCCCGCGAGGAGTGGCTGTACGCCCGGCGGGAGCCGACGCGGGCGCTGCTCGGCGGGTTCGGCGACACCGTCATGGGGACCCCGGAGACGCCGAAGAACCCCGGGGAGACCGGTCCGGAGGCCGCCGCCCGGTCCGCGCCGTTCGGGCTGCTGGTCGGCTGGGAGCCCCAGTTGGTCGTGCAACTGGCCGTGGAGTGCGCCGCGCAGAGCCACGGTCATCCCTCGGCGTGGCTGGCGGCCGGCGCGTACGCCGTGATCGTGCACGCGCTGACCCGCGGGGACGCGCTGGACGCCGCGGTGCAGAAGGCGCTGGCGCTGCTCGCGGTGCGGCCGGGGCACGAGCCGGTGTCGGACGCCCTCCAGCACGCGCTGGGCGCGGTCCGCCAGGGCATGCCGGGCCCGGCGCGGGTGGCGGAACTGGCCGGCCGGGGCGCGGCGGAGGGTGTGCTCGCGGTCGCCGTGTACTGCGCGCTGGTCGGCGAGGACGTGCGGCACGGACTGTGCCTGGCGGTGAACCAGAGCGGCCCCTCGGGCGCGGCCGGCGCGCTCACCGGCGGGCTGCTCGGCGCCCTGCACGGCGAGACGGCCCTGCCGCCCGCCTGGCTGGCCGAACTGGAGGGCCGCCCCACCCTGCTGGTCCTCGCGGACGACTTCGCGATGGAGATGACCCAGGGCCCCGCCCTGCACGGCCCCGCCGGCTCGTCCCCGGCCTGGCTCGCCCGCTACCCGAGGGGGGCCGGGGCCGCGTAG